The Anaerosoma tenue genome has a window encoding:
- a CDS encoding DUF937 domain-containing protein yields the protein MDVLTRDLMEQLSSGALSEIGKTVGVDESKASSALSAAMPLLVSALANNASEPSGANDLLRALQKDHDGSVLGDLGGLLQDPQAGEGPGILKHALGQKRPVVEKGLSQKTGLSGDQIGQILTIAAPLVMGMLGKTQREKGLDASGLASMLGSAKQQDAEDAPDLLGILNTAFDADKDGSAVDDVMGFVGKMFKK from the coding sequence ATGGACGTACTCACCCGTGACCTCATGGAGCAGCTCTCCTCGGGCGCTCTCTCCGAGATCGGCAAGACCGTGGGCGTCGATGAGAGCAAGGCGTCGTCCGCGCTTTCCGCAGCGATGCCGTTGCTCGTCTCCGCGCTCGCCAACAACGCGTCGGAGCCGTCCGGCGCCAACGACCTGCTCCGCGCGCTCCAGAAAGACCACGACGGCTCCGTGCTCGGCGACCTTGGCGGGCTGCTGCAGGATCCGCAGGCGGGCGAGGGGCCCGGCATCCTCAAGCACGCGCTCGGGCAGAAGCGCCCGGTGGTGGAGAAGGGCCTCTCGCAGAAGACCGGTCTGTCCGGCGATCAGATCGGCCAGATCCTCACCATCGCCGCGCCGCTCGTGATGGGCATGCTCGGCAAGACGCAGCGTGAGAAGGGGCTCGACGCGAGCGGACTGGCTTCCATGCTCGGCTCGGCCAAACAACAGGATGCCGAGGACGCGCCCGACCTTCTCGGCATACTCAACACCGCCTTCGATGCCGACAAGGACGGCTCGGCCGTGGACGACGTGATGGGCTTCGTGGGCAAGATGTTCAAGAAGTAG
- a CDS encoding GlsB/YeaQ/YmgE family stress response membrane protein yields the protein MGILSWIVVGLVAGLLAKWIMPGDQKAGFFLTTGLGIVGALLGGGIMSLIGKEAITGFNLTTLLVATAGAVLVLVVYGMIKKR from the coding sequence ATGGGCATCTTGTCATGGATCGTCGTCGGCCTCGTCGCCGGGCTTCTCGCCAAGTGGATCATGCCGGGCGATCAGAAAGCCGGCTTCTTCCTCACCACGGGCCTGGGCATCGTGGGCGCGCTCCTCGGCGGCGGCATCATGAGCCTGATCGGCAAGGAGGCCATCACGGGCTTCAACCTCACCACGCTGCTCGTGGCCACCGCAGGCGCCGTGCTCGTGCTCGTGGTCTACGGGATGATCAAGAAGCGCTAG